The following proteins are co-located in the Eleginops maclovinus isolate JMC-PN-2008 ecotype Puerto Natales chromosome 1, JC_Emac_rtc_rv5, whole genome shotgun sequence genome:
- the LOC134871337 gene encoding glutaminase liver isoform, mitochondrial-like, which yields MHCLKSLRTANPGILQLFKNAGISSRGGADNNVLSWTQQPVPLPSWAAASHHTHRAFHQKGPDADPGHPKIRFMSSMEDLLFYAITEGKETIPLPHFISALRKTGLLTSDPRLRDCVSQLRQSSRDSVGPVMMDKKLFRRCVGNNIMLLTKAFRKKFIIPNFDELTQQIDRMYDSAQQQEAGQVADYIPQLAKFSPDLWGVSLCTIDGQRHSVGDTKVPFCLQSCVKPLEYAIAVHEFGTEHVHRFVGKEPSGFKFNKLSLNDEDKPHNPMVNAGAIVISSLIKPHSNKAERFDYVMDFLKSLAGTEYVGFSNATFQSERETGDRNYAIGYYLKEKRCFPENADMMAALDFYFQLCSIEVNCDSGSVMAATLANGGICPITGERVLSAEAVRNTLSLMHSCGMYDFSGQFAFHVGLPAKSGVSGAVLLVVPNVMGMMCWSPPLDRLGNSVRGIHFCQELLSHFNFHNYDNLRHFTKKHDPRRRSDEDPNKSVVNLMFAAYSGDLTALRRFALSAVNMEQRDYDSRTALHIAAAEGHVEAVVFLIEVCKVNPHMKDRWGNTPIDDAMQFSHDVVVSVLQEYQRGYSDGNAPCDTEEQKITPDTLKGIV from the exons ATGCACTGCCTGAAAAGTCTGAGGACAGCTAACCCGGGAATCTTGCAGCTATTTAAAAATGCAGGGATCTCCAGCAGAGGTGGAGCTGACAACAATGTTTTGTCCTGGACCCAGCAACCAGTTCCTCTCCCCTCCTGGGCTGCAGCATCACACCACACCCACAGAGCCTTCCACCAGAAGGGCCCTGATGCTGACCCAGGACACCCCAA AATTAGGTTCATGTCCAGTATGGAGGACCTGCTTTTCTACGCCATCACTGAAGGAAAGGAGACAATCCCCCTGCCGCATTTCATCTCT GCTTTAAGAAAAACAGGTttgttgacctctgaccctcGCCTACGTGACTGTGTCAGTCAGCTGCGGCAATCCTCACGTGACTCTGTCGGGCCGGTCATGATGGACAAGAAGCTCTTCAGAAG GTGTGTGGGAAACAACATCATGCTGCTGACCAAGGCTTTCAGAAAGAAATTCATCATACCGAACTTTGATGAGTTGACCCAGCAGATTGACAGGATGTATGACAGTGCACAACAGCAGGAGGCAGGACAA GTAGCTGATTACATTCCTCAGCTGGCTAAGTTCAGTCCCGATCTCTGGGGCGTATCTCTGTGCACAATCGATGGACAGAG ACACTCTGTGGGTGACACCAAGGTTCCCTTTTGTCTACAGTCGTGCGTGAAGCCTCTGGAGTACGCCATCGCTGTGCACGAGTTCGGCACCGAGCATGTTCACCGCTTTGTGGGAAAAGAGCCAAGTGGATTCAAGTTCAACAAACTGTCACTAAATGACGAAG ATAAACCACACAACCCAATGGTAAACGCCGGAGCTATCGTCATCAGTTCTTTAATTAAG CCTCATTCAAATAAGGCAGAGAGGTTCGACTAT GTGATGGACTTCTTGAAAAGCTTGGCTGGTACAGAGTATGTGGGCTTCAGCAATGCAAC TTTCCAGTCGGAGAGGGAGACCGGTGATAGGAATTATGCAATTGGTTACTACCTCAAGGAGAAAAGA TGCTTTCCTGAAAATGCAGATATGATGGCTGCACTTGACTTCTACTTTCAG TTGTGCTCTATTGAGGTGAACTGTGACTCAGGAAGTGTTATGGCGGCCACACTGGCCAACGGGGGTATTTGTCCAATCACAGGCGAGCGTGTGCTGAGCGCTGAAGCCGTTCGCAACACCCTGAGCCTCATGCATTCCTGTGGCATGTACGACTTTTCCGGACAGTTTGCCTTCCAT gtggGCTTGCCTGCTAAATCTGGGGTTTCAGGTGCTGTTCTGCTGGTTGTCCCCAACGTCATGGGTATGATGTGTTGGTCCCCACCTTTGGATCGGCTCGGGAACAGTGTTCGTGGCATCCACTTCTGTCAG GAGCTGTTGTCTCATTTCAACTTCCACAATTACGACAACCTGAGACACTTCACCAAGAAACACGACCCCCGGAGAAGATCAGATGAAGATCCA AACAAGTCAGTGGTAAACCTCATGTTCGCAGCCTACAGTGGAGACCTCACGGCTCTCAGGAG GTTTGCCCTTTCAGCTGTGAACATGGAGCAGAGAGACTACGACTCTCGCACAGCGCTCCACATTGCTGCTGCAGAAG GTCATGTGGAAGCAGTTGTCTTCCTAATTGAAGTATGTAAAGTGAATCCCCACATGAAAGACAG ATGGGGAAACACGCCTATAGATGACGCCATGCAGTTTAGCCATGACGTCGTTGTTTCAGTCCTGCAAGAGTACCAGCGCGGGTACAGCGACGGCAACGCACCCTGTGacacagaggagcagaagaTCACACCGGATACGTTGAAGGGCATCGTCTAG
- the spryd4 gene encoding SPRY domain-containing protein 4: MAMPLKAARLCRLAGRSVTALSASHNVSLPERRCYVSTSTGNNIQFRLNELTAHSSLDLFKKDTGIIYRMLGLDPSRVPDNPERFQDWAVVFGDEKVSSGRHYFEVTVKKSQEFRVGVAEAQMSREDCVGTNSSSWVFGYAQRKWFAMTNNKVVPVTLVGKPDRIGILLDYEAGVLGLVDVKQPTVIHTIRAQFKAPLCPAFGLWDGELLTHSGLEEPEGLK; the protein is encoded by the exons atgGCGATGCCCCTTAAAGCAGCCCGTCTCTGTCGCTTGGCAGGACGTTCTGTCACCGCTCTCTCAGCATCACACAATGTCAGCTTGCCAGAGAGGAGATGCTACGTCTCCACCTCGACGGGGAATA aTATACAGTTCAGGCTTAATGAGCTAACGGCTCACAGCAGTCTGGACCTCTTCAAGAAAGACACTGGCATCATCTATCGCATGCTGGGTCTGGACCCCAGCCGCGTGCCAGACAACCCAGAGCGTTTCCAAGACTGGGCCGTCGTGTTTGGTGATGAGAAGGTCAGCAGTGGACGACACTACTTTGAGGTGACGGTCAAAAAGTCTCAAGAGTTTCGTGTGGGTGTTGCTGAGGCACAGATGTCCAGAGAAGATTGTGTGGGAACGAACAGCTCCTCCTGGGTGTTCGGCTATGCCCAGCGCAAGTGGTTTGCTATGACCAACAATAAGGTAGTTCCTGTGACGCTAGTGGGCAAGCCAGACCGAATTGGCATCCTGCTAGACTACGAAGCTGGCGTTCTGGGGCTGGTAGACGTTAAACAACCCACAGTCATTCACACTATCAGAGCCCAGTTCAAGGCTCCACTCTGCCCTGCGTTTGGACTCTGGGACGGGGAGCTGCTCACACACTCTGGTCTGGAGGAGCCTGAAGGCCTGAagtga